One Gloeobacter morelensis MG652769 DNA window includes the following coding sequences:
- a CDS encoding sulfite exporter TauE/SafE family protein, which translates to MLSLQLPLASLLVGMLVGLTGVGGAALMTPLLILVFGIPGSVAIGSDVMSATLMKVVGGAKHWQQGTVDLEVVKWLTLGSVPGSFMGITLLSVARQNGVQNLDSFLIHLIGYVLLVLSSVFLGKLVLSRLKIKLDAFDPPKFDLNTNRGRILTMLVGAVLGAVVGLTSVGSGSLFAIALITFFSLDPYKLIGTDIVQAAILLIFTALGHWSLGTVDWSLVLPIWLGTVPGVLIGARLCKMFPRTALQATLYSILIVVGWQLIHKV; encoded by the coding sequence GTGTTGAGTTTGCAGCTTCCTTTGGCCAGCTTGCTGGTCGGTATGTTGGTCGGTCTGACGGGCGTCGGCGGGGCCGCCCTGATGACGCCCCTGCTCATCCTCGTTTTTGGCATTCCGGGCTCCGTGGCGATCGGTTCCGACGTCATGTCGGCGACACTGATGAAAGTCGTCGGGGGTGCCAAGCACTGGCAGCAGGGGACGGTGGATCTTGAAGTGGTCAAGTGGCTGACCCTGGGCAGTGTGCCGGGTTCCTTTATGGGTATCACCCTGCTCTCGGTGGCCAGGCAAAATGGCGTACAGAACCTGGACAGCTTTCTTATCCACCTCATCGGTTACGTGCTGCTGGTGCTCTCGTCGGTGTTTCTGGGCAAACTGGTGCTCAGCCGCCTGAAGATCAAGCTCGATGCGTTCGACCCTCCCAAGTTCGACCTCAACACCAACCGGGGCCGCATCCTCACGATGCTGGTGGGTGCGGTGCTCGGGGCGGTCGTGGGTCTCACCAGCGTCGGCTCCGGCTCGCTGTTTGCCATCGCGCTCATCACCTTTTTCAGCCTCGACCCGTACAAGCTCATCGGCACCGATATTGTGCAGGCGGCGATTTTGCTTATCTTTACTGCCCTGGGCCACTGGAGCCTCGGTACGGTCGACTGGTCGCTGGTATTGCCCATCTGGCTGGGAACCGTGCCGGGGGTGCTCATCGGCGCCCGCCTGTGCAAGATGTTCCCACGCACCGCTTTACAGGCCACGCTCTACTCGATTTTGATCGTGGTCGGCTGGCAGCTCATCCACAAAGTCTGA
- a CDS encoding ATP-dependent helicase produces MPAYEATLRPAQREVLHYSGGRLGISAVPGSGKTFTLEALIAELVIRRGVPPERIGVFTFMRSSRANLTGRINRQLWEGGVAGRLEAFTLHSLALKVLQHFQGQLGLAAIDVLEGYEQERFISRLTQAWLRNHCEIWEPLLPPTAEAERAARNRAAFGRSFKAMCREVIRTAKNYRLPPQAIEPVQAGFLTWALGIYRSYQTELLRTGKLDYDDLAWRAVDLIERDAGVRGEVEGWYDYLFEDESQDSSPLQERLLDLLSARSGNLVRVGDPNQSIMSTFTTAEPRFFRRFCRLSRPVVLEESSRSAPMIIALANALVDWAASDHPNPSLRGALVRQHIRTASSGPANPGDSEAAIHFDVVSGPPEEEIAAVAHRAAEALAARPEHSFAVLVGTNELGAQVLRQLQRFVGVRILDLLRSNPTQRELIDRLRVMAEFFAQPSSPVRLAAATEALADWAGLGRRQVAGAQPRLLRIAPEKLLFPVFGSEISLPVAAEEQAAWQRICSTLAGWLLASRSPWADSLRLVVQTLYRSSAEIYLGHYVVDQLERSLGERPAADWQEVADEIQAILDGSLNNLPSEAFHFTPEPGAITVATAHRAKGLEWDEVFLTGISAYEYPVLREDRPVGLYFLDGLDMRAEALSELRASARLRRRHTSATERAFLDLAAEKLRLLYVGITRARRRLVLSVATRDLFGREQKPSRLFQVLQCFDSRR; encoded by the coding sequence ATGCCGGCCTACGAAGCGACCTTACGCCCGGCCCAGCGGGAGGTGCTGCACTACAGCGGGGGGCGGCTGGGCATCTCGGCAGTGCCGGGTAGCGGCAAGACTTTCACCCTCGAAGCACTGATCGCCGAACTGGTGATTCGACGGGGGGTGCCCCCCGAGCGCATCGGCGTATTCACCTTCATGCGCTCCTCGCGGGCCAATTTGACCGGCCGCATCAACCGACAACTATGGGAAGGAGGGGTGGCCGGACGGTTGGAGGCCTTTACCCTGCACTCGCTGGCACTCAAGGTGCTGCAGCACTTTCAGGGGCAGCTGGGCCTGGCGGCGATCGATGTGCTCGAAGGCTATGAGCAGGAGCGCTTCATCAGCCGTCTTACCCAGGCCTGGTTGCGCAACCATTGCGAAATCTGGGAACCGCTCCTGCCGCCGACCGCCGAGGCGGAGCGCGCCGCGCGCAACCGCGCTGCCTTTGGCCGCAGCTTCAAGGCGATGTGCCGCGAGGTGATCCGCACCGCCAAGAACTACCGCCTCCCCCCGCAGGCGATCGAACCTGTGCAGGCAGGTTTTCTCACTTGGGCTTTGGGCATCTACCGCAGCTACCAGACCGAACTGCTGCGCACGGGCAAGCTCGACTACGACGATCTGGCCTGGCGGGCGGTGGATCTGATCGAGCGCGACGCCGGGGTACGCGGCGAGGTCGAAGGGTGGTACGACTACCTGTTCGAGGACGAGTCGCAGGACAGCTCGCCATTGCAGGAGCGTCTATTGGATCTGTTGAGTGCCCGCAGCGGCAATCTGGTGCGGGTGGGCGATCCTAACCAGAGCATCATGAGCACCTTCACCACCGCCGAGCCGCGCTTTTTTCGGCGCTTCTGCCGCCTCAGCCGGCCCGTCGTCCTCGAAGAATCCAGCCGCTCCGCTCCAATGATCATTGCGCTGGCCAACGCCCTGGTCGATTGGGCAGCATCCGACCATCCCAACCCCAGCCTGCGCGGCGCCCTGGTCCGCCAGCATATCCGCACCGCGAGCAGCGGTCCTGCCAATCCCGGCGACAGCGAAGCCGCCATCCACTTTGACGTGGTATCCGGTCCGCCTGAAGAGGAGATTGCGGCGGTGGCCCACCGCGCGGCCGAAGCGCTGGCGGCACGCCCGGAGCACAGTTTTGCGGTGCTGGTGGGCACCAACGAACTGGGTGCGCAGGTGCTGCGCCAACTGCAGCGCTTTGTCGGTGTGCGTATCCTCGATCTATTGCGCAGCAACCCGACCCAGCGCGAACTCATCGACCGCCTGCGGGTGATGGCCGAGTTTTTTGCCCAGCCCTCCTCGCCGGTGCGCCTGGCGGCGGCTACAGAAGCGCTGGCGGACTGGGCGGGGCTGGGGCGTCGGCAAGTCGCCGGCGCTCAACCGCGGCTGCTGCGCATTGCCCCGGAGAAGCTGTTGTTTCCGGTTTTCGGCTCGGAGATATCCCTGCCGGTGGCCGCCGAGGAGCAGGCCGCCTGGCAAAGGATTTGCTCCACCCTGGCCGGGTGGCTGCTGGCCAGCCGCAGCCCCTGGGCGGACAGTCTGCGGCTGGTGGTGCAGACCCTCTACCGCAGCAGTGCGGAAATCTACCTGGGGCACTACGTGGTCGATCAGCTCGAACGCAGCCTCGGGGAGCGGCCGGCCGCCGATTGGCAGGAAGTCGCCGACGAGATTCAGGCCATCCTCGACGGTTCGCTCAACAACTTGCCCTCCGAGGCGTTTCACTTTACCCCCGAACCCGGAGCGATCACCGTCGCCACCGCCCATCGGGCCAAGGGGCTCGAATGGGACGAAGTGTTTCTCACCGGAATTTCAGCTTACGAGTACCCGGTGCTGCGCGAGGATAGACCGGTAGGGCTCTATTTTCTCGACGGCCTCGACATGCGCGCCGAGGCTCTCTCCGAACTGCGCGCCAGTGCCCGTCTGCGCCGCAGGCACACCTCGGCGACCGAGCGAGCCTTTTTGGACCTGGCGGCAGAGAAGCTGCGGCTGTTGTACGTCGGGATCACCCGCGCCCGCCGCCGGTTGGTGTTGAGTGTCGCCACGCGCGACCTGTTTGGCCGCGAGCAGAAGCCCTCGCGCCTTTTCCAGGTGCTCCAGTGCTTCGACAGCCGCCGATGA
- a CDS encoding PD-(D/E)XK nuclease family protein, which translates to MNAPVLLSAPALDAAERCARLFRYLYLDRLGGAGEGFEASERQGQAHRRFCRLVELAAQNRRIEPLLAAAGAQVQIWWERFTESPHFYPRGQRFFEYPLWVRLGSWRIGTHLNRLSLHEKQLTAFIWNTDLERPEDGDLLENWQLRLARTVLCLAGERLVGGRAVDPACLRLVVWFANAPERPYELDYSPPAFEADRRVLTLALQRLERFAATGYPLSADLRVCSGCLFRTRCYGLRPEGPMPFRSWEPQDFAPLEPQIDGPA; encoded by the coding sequence ATGAACGCACCGGTCCTGTTGTCGGCCCCGGCCCTCGACGCGGCCGAGCGCTGTGCAAGGCTGTTTCGTTATCTGTACCTCGACCGCCTCGGCGGTGCCGGCGAGGGCTTCGAGGCGTCCGAACGGCAAGGGCAGGCGCACCGCCGATTTTGCCGGCTGGTGGAACTGGCGGCTCAGAACCGGCGAATCGAGCCGCTGCTCGCCGCCGCTGGAGCTCAGGTGCAAATCTGGTGGGAACGTTTTACCGAAAGTCCCCACTTTTATCCCCGGGGACAGCGGTTCTTTGAGTACCCTTTGTGGGTGCGGCTCGGCTCCTGGCGAATCGGCACCCACCTCAACCGGCTGAGCCTCCACGAAAAGCAGCTGACCGCTTTTATCTGGAACACCGATCTCGAACGCCCCGAGGACGGCGATTTGCTGGAGAATTGGCAGCTGCGGCTGGCCAGGACGGTCCTCTGCCTGGCGGGCGAACGCCTGGTGGGGGGCAGGGCCGTGGATCCCGCTTGCCTGCGGCTGGTGGTCTGGTTCGCAAACGCACCGGAGCGGCCTTACGAACTGGACTACAGTCCACCGGCTTTTGAGGCGGATCGCCGGGTACTGACCCTGGCGCTGCAACGGCTGGAGCGTTTTGCCGCAACCGGCTACCCGCTGAGCGCGGATCTGCGGGTTTGCTCCGGTTGCCTGTTTCGGACCCGCTGCTATGGCCTGCGCCCCGAGGGTCCGATGCCGTTTCGGAGCTGGGAGCCGCAGGATTTTGCACCGCTCGAACCGCAAATCGACGGCCCTGCCTGA
- a CDS encoding EcsC family protein, with protein MNDTLRWIEQATQQAGRTVETIVENPFVRTVGGAVGLGNILRAVERVNVDEVEAEVDRFRNKYPGERPAELARRIVSEKALYAGGLGLASSVVPGFLAGLLAIDLAATLLLQAQMIYQIAAVYGLDLQASERKGEVVMIFALDFGGGRVLRLGLGPLTKLPIVGQVVGAGTNAATFYSLGLAACRFYEAKLAAPTPTAA; from the coding sequence ATGAACGATACGCTCCGTTGGATCGAGCAGGCCACGCAGCAGGCGGGGCGGACCGTGGAGACGATTGTCGAGAACCCTTTCGTGCGGACGGTAGGCGGCGCCGTCGGCCTGGGCAACATCCTGCGGGCTGTCGAGCGGGTCAACGTCGATGAGGTGGAGGCGGAGGTGGACCGCTTCCGCAACAAATACCCCGGCGAGAGACCGGCGGAACTGGCCCGGCGCATCGTGAGCGAAAAAGCGCTCTATGCGGGCGGTCTGGGCCTTGCAAGCAGTGTCGTACCGGGATTTTTGGCGGGGCTGCTGGCTATCGATCTTGCGGCCACTCTGCTGTTGCAGGCCCAGATGATCTACCAGATTGCGGCGGTGTACGGTCTGGATCTGCAGGCTTCCGAGCGCAAGGGCGAGGTGGTGATGATCTTTGCCCTCGATTTTGGCGGCGGCCGGGTGCTGCGCCTGGGCCTCGGACCGCTCACCAAATTGCCGATTGTGGGCCAGGTGGTCGGCGCCGGTACCAATGCGGCGACCTTTTATTCGCTCGGCCTGGCCGCCTGCCGCTTCTACGAGGCAAAACTGGCCGCCCCGACTCCCACAGCGGCCTGA
- a CDS encoding Uma2 family endonuclease, which translates to MPSVETPVVYPDSDGLPLADNTRQFEWIVYIKKGLDLVFAADPTVFVAGDLLWYPVEGRPDLRAAPDAMVVFGRPKGDRGSYQQWKEDNKPPAVVFEVLSPGNTPSEMTRKFSFYERHGVEEYYIYDPDRLTLVGFTREGQFLAEVPMMPGWTSPRLGVRFDLDADGNLELFRPDGRRFETFEALTERAERAEQRAEQAEQRAARLAELLRQQGIDPEDLP; encoded by the coding sequence ATGCCTTCGGTCGAAACACCCGTCGTTTACCCGGACTCGGACGGCCTGCCCCTGGCGGACAACACCCGGCAGTTCGAGTGGATCGTCTATATCAAGAAGGGCCTCGACCTGGTATTCGCGGCCGATCCGACGGTGTTTGTCGCCGGGGATTTGCTGTGGTACCCGGTGGAAGGTCGGCCGGATCTGCGTGCCGCTCCCGACGCGATGGTCGTCTTCGGCCGTCCCAAGGGCGACCGCGGCTCCTACCAGCAGTGGAAAGAGGACAACAAGCCGCCTGCGGTGGTCTTCGAGGTGCTCTCCCCGGGCAACACGCCCTCCGAGATGACCCGCAAGTTCAGCTTCTACGAGCGCCACGGCGTCGAGGAATACTACATCTACGACCCGGATCGTTTGACCCTCGTGGGGTTTACACGCGAAGGCCAGTTTCTGGCAGAGGTGCCGATGATGCCGGGTTGGACGAGCCCCCGCCTGGGGGTGCGCTTTGATCTCGATGCGGACGGCAACCTGGAATTGTTCCGCCCGGACGGCAGACGCTTCGAGACGTTCGAAGCACTCACCGAGCGGGCCGAGCGCGCTGAACAACGTGCCGAGCAGGCCGAGCAACGGGCGGCGCGTCTGGCGGAATTGCTCAGGCAGCAGGGTATCGATCCCGAAGACCTGCCGTAA
- the ada gene encoding bifunctional DNA-binding transcriptional regulator/O6-methylguanine-DNA methyltransferase Ada has protein sequence MGTMTAQSLSLHEYRTDEARWQALQRRDPQAEGKFVYAVDSTGVYCRPTCASRLALRKHVHFFDRCEAAEQAGFRPCKRCCPNRASLRQKNADVVARACRLIEACETIQPLERLAASVGLSPSHFSRTFKELTGLTPRQYANGCRGGKIKAELRSAPSVTDAIYGAGYNSSGRFYEQASGLLGMRPGEYRGGGRGVLIRYAIAPCALGLVLVAGTERGICSVRFADELAQLERELRQDFPKAILEAADEQVGVWVAAIVAEIDGPGRGSGSIELPLDIAGTAFQQRVWQALRAIPPGQTLNYGQVAERIGQPAAVRAVARACAANPVAVLVPCHRVIKASGDISGYRWGVGRKRLLLRREGAL, from the coding sequence ATGGGCACCATGACCGCTCAAAGCCTCTCTCTCCACGAATACCGCACCGACGAGGCGCGCTGGCAAGCGCTCCAGCGGCGCGATCCCCAGGCTGAAGGGAAGTTTGTTTATGCGGTGGACTCCACGGGCGTCTACTGTCGGCCCACCTGTGCCTCCCGGCTCGCCCTGCGCAAACATGTCCACTTTTTCGATCGGTGCGAGGCGGCGGAGCAGGCCGGGTTCAGACCGTGCAAGCGCTGCTGCCCCAACCGGGCGTCGCTTCGCCAGAAAAACGCAGACGTAGTGGCCAGGGCCTGCCGTCTGATCGAGGCTTGCGAGACTATCCAGCCACTGGAGAGGCTGGCTGCGTCGGTCGGCTTGAGTCCTTCGCACTTCAGCCGCACATTTAAAGAACTGACAGGTTTGACGCCCCGCCAGTACGCGAACGGTTGCCGAGGCGGCAAAATCAAAGCCGAACTGCGCTCTGCCCCGTCGGTCACCGATGCGATATATGGGGCCGGTTACAACTCCAGTGGACGCTTCTACGAGCAGGCGTCCGGTCTATTGGGAATGCGGCCGGGGGAATACCGTGGGGGCGGGCGCGGCGTCCTGATTCGCTACGCGATCGCACCCTGCGCGCTGGGTCTGGTCCTGGTGGCGGGTACGGAGCGCGGTATCTGCTCGGTGCGCTTCGCAGACGAACTTGCACAGTTGGAACGGGAATTGCGCCAGGATTTTCCGAAGGCGATTCTCGAAGCGGCCGACGAGCAGGTAGGCGTCTGGGTAGCGGCGATCGTCGCCGAGATTGATGGACCCGGGCGCGGTTCGGGCAGCATCGAGCTGCCCCTCGACATCGCGGGTACGGCCTTTCAGCAGCGGGTCTGGCAGGCCTTGCGGGCGATCCCCCCGGGGCAGACGCTCAACTACGGACAGGTCGCCGAGCGCATCGGCCAACCGGCCGCCGTGCGCGCGGTCGCCCGCGCCTGTGCTGCCAACCCGGTGGCGGTGCTGGTGCCCTGCCATCGGGTGATCAAAGCCAGCGGCGACATTAGCGGCTATCGCTGGGGCGTCGGGCGCAAACGGCTTCTGCTCAGGCGGGAAGGAGCGCTCTGA
- a CDS encoding antitoxin: MQHERRVRLFRNGRNQALRIPREFELPGNEAIVRKEGDRLIVEPVQRRSLLALLATWKPGEEDFPNIDEKLLPLDDVDLADG, from the coding sequence GTGCAGCACGAACGCCGCGTCCGTTTGTTCAGGAATGGACGCAATCAAGCCTTGCGCATTCCGCGCGAATTCGAGCTGCCGGGTAACGAGGCCATTGTTCGCAAAGAAGGCGACCGGCTCATCGTTGAACCGGTGCAGCGTCGCTCTTTGTTGGCGTTGCTTGCCACCTGGAAGCCTGGGGAAGAAGATTTTCCGAATATCGACGAGAAGCTGCTGCCCCTTGACGACGTGGATCTTGCGGATGGCTGA
- a CDS encoding CopG family ribbon-helix-helix protein produces MEAAMGKPKVTVSIRMTEEQRAALDEIAARYDKDRSALVGEAIDNYIAEQRYYLKQIDAALVSAAKGEFVPEEQMKNFWESWHAEAAECDQLAKQLRERHPIQKEIE; encoded by the coding sequence ATGGAAGCTGCAATGGGCAAACCAAAGGTCACTGTCTCCATCCGGATGACCGAGGAGCAACGCGCCGCTCTCGATGAGATTGCCGCTCGTTACGACAAGGACCGCAGCGCTCTGGTGGGTGAAGCTATCGATAATTATATAGCTGAGCAGCGTTACTACCTCAAGCAGATAGACGCAGCCCTTGTCTCCGCTGCGAAAGGCGAGTTTGTTCCAGAAGAGCAGATGAAAAATTTTTGGGAAAGCTGGCACGCCGAGGCAGCCGAGTGCGATCAACTTGCGAAGCAACTGCGCGAGCGGCACCCTATCCAAAAAGAAATTGAGTGA
- a CDS encoding type II toxin-antitoxin system RelE/ParE family toxin, whose product MRIRVLPQAYSDLVSIREGNVSGSVVERIQTTINKLADFPRIGRPGRLSGTRELVVLRTAYLVVYCVIEDVVAILRVLDARRARSEEE is encoded by the coding sequence GTGAGAATACGCGTCCTGCCGCAAGCCTATTCTGACCTGGTAAGCATTCGGGAGGGCAACGTATCTGGCTCTGTCGTCGAGCGCATACAGACAACAATCAACAAGCTTGCAGACTTTCCACGCATCGGTAGGCCAGGGCGTCTTTCCGGCACCCGCGAACTGGTAGTTCTGCGCACTGCTTATCTGGTCGTCTACTGCGTCATCGAGGATGTCGTCGCGATTCTACGCGTCTTGGATGCCAGGCGAGCACGCAGTGAGGAGGAATAA
- a CDS encoding gamma-glutamyltransferase family protein, protein MGTRTTLSTTCGVIAAGHAETAAAGVEILRQGGNAFDAAVAGLLASFVAEATLTSAGGSGFLLAHTATGEDILFDFFSQTPLHRRAAREVHFYPVSVNFGDAAQEFHIGPGSMAVPGNVAGLFHVHRRLGRLPMAVVAAPAVALARSGLLVTDFQSFCQSVLEPILLATPEARQIFAPAGRLLAPGEHLAMPEFADTLEWLVAEGPAVFYEGELARRLAADSQRLGGHLTARDLREYRVIERVPLGCGYRGYRVLTNPEPSAGGTLIAFALRLLAQVDVSRLSYASPEHLGLLAGAMRLTDEARRHDFACGAEALLSDMTLERYVRRLTRPWGSTTHLSVLDEEGNAASVTSTNGEGSAYVIPGTGIMVNNMLGEDDLHPEGFESWVENRRIASMMAPSLVLEDGRPWVVLGSGGSKRIRTALLQVISNLVDFQMPLSEAVASPRLHWENHVLHLEPGLLAPTHSLHDAVIRWREQNFFFGGVHAVACDALGSLTGSGDGRRNGAARFS, encoded by the coding sequence TTGGGGACCAGGACGACGCTGAGCACGACCTGCGGAGTGATCGCCGCCGGACACGCCGAGACGGCGGCGGCCGGAGTCGAAATTTTGCGCCAGGGCGGCAACGCCTTCGATGCGGCGGTGGCGGGACTGTTGGCGTCGTTTGTAGCCGAGGCGACGCTCACCTCCGCCGGGGGCAGCGGTTTCCTGCTCGCCCACACGGCCACCGGCGAAGACATCCTGTTTGATTTTTTCTCCCAGACGCCTCTGCACCGCCGGGCGGCCCGCGAGGTGCACTTCTATCCGGTCTCGGTCAACTTTGGCGACGCGGCACAGGAATTTCACATCGGCCCGGGTTCGATGGCCGTACCCGGCAACGTGGCGGGCCTGTTCCACGTCCACCGCCGCCTCGGCCGCTTGCCGATGGCGGTCGTCGCCGCCCCCGCCGTTGCCCTCGCGAGATCCGGCCTGCTGGTCACCGATTTTCAGAGCTTCTGCCAGTCGGTGCTGGAGCCGATTTTGCTGGCCACGCCTGAGGCGCGACAAATTTTTGCCCCGGCGGGCCGATTGCTGGCACCCGGGGAGCACCTGGCGATGCCCGAATTCGCCGACACCCTCGAATGGCTGGTGGCGGAAGGACCGGCAGTGTTCTACGAAGGCGAACTCGCCCGGCGTCTGGCGGCCGACTCGCAGCGGCTGGGCGGCCACCTCACCGCCCGGGATTTGCGCGAGTACCGCGTCATCGAGCGGGTGCCCCTGGGTTGCGGCTACCGGGGTTACCGGGTGCTCACCAACCCCGAACCGAGCGCCGGGGGCACCCTCATCGCCTTTGCGCTGCGCCTGCTCGCGCAGGTGGATGTTTCCCGGCTATCCTACGCCTCGCCCGAGCACCTCGGGCTGCTTGCCGGTGCCATGCGCCTGACCGACGAGGCGCGCCGCCACGACTTTGCCTGCGGCGCCGAGGCCTTGCTATCCGATATGACTTTGGAGCGCTACGTCCGTCGTCTCACCAGGCCCTGGGGCAGTACCACCCACCTGAGCGTCCTGGACGAGGAGGGCAACGCCGCGAGCGTCACTTCCACCAACGGCGAGGGTTCCGCCTACGTCATTCCCGGCACCGGTATCATGGTCAACAACATGCTGGGGGAGGACGACCTGCACCCGGAGGGCTTCGAGAGTTGGGTCGAAAATCGCCGCATCGCCTCGATGATGGCGCCCTCGCTGGTGCTCGAAGACGGCAGGCCCTGGGTGGTACTCGGCTCCGGCGGCTCCAAGCGCATCCGCACCGCGCTGTTGCAGGTGATTTCAAACCTGGTGGACTTTCAGATGCCCCTTTCGGAGGCCGTTGCAAGCCCCCGCCTGCACTGGGAGAACCATGTGCTGCACCTGGAGCCGGGTCTGCTTGCCCCAACCCACAGCCTCCACGACGCGGTGATCCGCTGGCGCGAGCAGAACTTTTTTTTCGGCGGCGTCCACGCCGTCGCCTGCGACGCGCTCGGGAGCCTGACCGGCAGCGGCGACGGCAGACGCAACGGTGCGGCGCGCTTCAGCTGA
- a CDS encoding L-serine ammonia-lyase — translation MSAILTSIFELFKVGPGPSSSHTIGPMKAAFDFLIRINALDDAQVLTASAIEVFLFGSLSATGKGHGTDRAVIAGLLGWTPEGCDPVAFAALLADENERYSVAVHDRCIPIAAAHIHFVKGQHDFPFSNTMLLRLMGNDSIIFEQEYYSVGGGFIQRKGEEPNCALSIEPPYPYGTMKELKAQMSAYSLGLDEVILANEMVITGLGRKQIYRRIDDIFDFMHRAVRRGLKSEGILPGPIRLERKAPGLYQTARALRGNPDSFLVFLNAYSLAASEENAAGRIVVTAPTSGASGVIPGVSYLLKKHYRYDKQQLRSGLLAAAAVGFLVKHNASISGAEMGCMGEVGTAAAMGAAMLAHCAGHPIEVVEAAAEIAIEHHLGMTCDPIGGYVQIPCIERNAMGAVKAYNAYLLASAGSSSKQKISLDNVIRVMRATGLDMSRKYKETSEAGLALSSTEC, via the coding sequence ATGAGCGCCATCCTCACTTCGATTTTTGAGTTGTTTAAAGTCGGTCCGGGGCCGTCGAGTTCCCACACGATCGGACCGATGAAAGCGGCGTTTGATTTTTTGATTCGCATCAACGCCCTCGACGACGCTCAGGTGCTGACGGCTTCAGCGATCGAAGTGTTTTTATTCGGCTCGCTCAGTGCTACCGGCAAAGGTCACGGCACGGATCGGGCGGTGATTGCAGGGCTCTTGGGCTGGACGCCGGAGGGGTGTGACCCGGTTGCTTTTGCAGCGCTGCTCGCCGATGAAAACGAACGCTACAGCGTTGCCGTTCACGATCGGTGCATCCCGATTGCCGCTGCCCATATTCATTTTGTCAAAGGCCAACACGACTTCCCCTTCAGCAACACGATGCTGCTGCGGCTGATGGGCAATGATTCGATCATCTTTGAGCAAGAATACTATTCGGTTGGCGGTGGTTTTATCCAGCGCAAAGGCGAAGAACCGAACTGCGCCCTTTCCATCGAGCCTCCCTACCCCTACGGAACGATGAAGGAACTCAAAGCGCAGATGAGTGCCTACAGCCTCGGGCTCGACGAGGTAATCCTCGCCAACGAAATGGTGATCACCGGCCTGGGCCGCAAGCAAATCTACCGGCGCATCGACGACATTTTTGACTTTATGCACCGGGCGGTGCGCCGGGGCCTCAAAAGCGAAGGTATCCTGCCGGGGCCAATTCGCCTGGAGCGCAAAGCCCCCGGGCTTTATCAGACCGCCCGCGCCCTGCGGGGTAATCCGGATAGCTTTCTGGTGTTTCTGAACGCCTATAGCCTGGCTGCCTCAGAAGAAAACGCCGCCGGCCGGATTGTCGTCACCGCCCCCACCTCGGGCGCCTCGGGGGTCATTCCGGGGGTGAGCTATCTGCTCAAAAAGCACTACCGCTACGACAAGCAGCAACTGCGCTCCGGTCTGCTTGCCGCCGCCGCCGTCGGGTTTCTAGTCAAGCACAACGCCAGCATCTCGGGGGCGGAGATGGGCTGTATGGGCGAAGTCGGCACCGCCGCGGCGATGGGAGCGGCGATGCTCGCCCACTGCGCCGGCCACCCGATCGAAGTGGTGGAGGCCGCCGCCGAAATCGCCATCGAGCACCACCTGGGGATGACCTGCGACCCGATTGGCGGTTACGTGCAGATTCCCTGCATCGAGCGCAATGCCATGGGGGCGGTCAAGGCCTACAACGCCTATTTGCTCGCCTCGGCGGGAAGCTCCAGCAAACAAAAAATTTCTCTAGACAATGTCATCCGGGTGATGCGCGCCACCGGCCTCGACATGTCCAGAAAATACAAAGAAACTTCCGAGGCGGGCCTTGCCCTCAGCAGTACCGAGTGCTGA